The Mesorhizobium sp. B1-1-8 genome contains a region encoding:
- a CDS encoding cysteine desulfurase family protein, with protein MEKIWYFEMMVVRTEKPPKKSCEPRAFGSRCSFALRALRHLGHRRRMVRTLRWRESRRQNEREHDVRPVYLDGHATSPLAPEAESAMAPWWHNRAANAHSPHRRGTEAAAAVEHARVEVATLVGASPQEIVFTSGATESNNIAIIGVAEAAADAGDTRREIIVSAIEHKSVLNAARSLEDRGFRAQICPVKEDGRLDIAAFEVMLSDQTLLVSVMAANNEVGTLQPIDALLPIVRSAGAMIHVDAAQLAGKLMLDVADYDYVSISSHKMYGPMGVGALFVSAAAQYRPRPLFHGGMQEGGLRPGTLPTPLIVGFGAAARVAAERLKRDGTHAHALADSLVAALEARQIRLRRNVPKEHQLPGSLSLRLLGVDAPSLIDMLADTVCLSEGSACNSGQIQSSHVLSAMGFSNAEARETVRIYCGRYNDISEINYAATAIADAVCGMTLAHWTDPPVRSSHEGHPHRF; from the coding sequence ATGGAAAAAATTTGGTATTTTGAGATGATGGTAGTGAGAACTGAAAAACCCCCAAAAAAATCATGCGAACCCCGCGCATTTGGCTCGAGATGCTCGTTCGCACTACGTGCTCTTCGTCATTTAGGTCATCGCAGGCGGATGGTTCGCACGCTAAGATGGAGAGAATCGAGGAGACAAAATGAACGAGAACACGACGTGCGACCGGTTTATCTAGATGGTCACGCAACGTCGCCGCTGGCTCCGGAAGCTGAGTCTGCGATGGCGCCCTGGTGGCATAATCGTGCGGCCAATGCCCATTCCCCGCATCGTCGTGGGACTGAAGCGGCCGCTGCCGTAGAGCATGCCCGAGTTGAGGTAGCGACCCTCGTTGGAGCGTCTCCGCAGGAGATTGTATTCACGTCGGGAGCGACGGAATCCAACAATATCGCGATCATCGGCGTCGCAGAAGCCGCCGCTGATGCAGGCGACACGCGTCGGGAAATCATAGTCTCGGCAATTGAGCACAAGAGCGTTCTGAACGCGGCTAGAAGTCTCGAGGATCGTGGGTTTCGTGCTCAGATCTGCCCGGTAAAAGAGGATGGTCGGCTCGATATCGCTGCGTTCGAGGTCATGCTGTCCGATCAAACGCTTCTGGTGTCGGTTATGGCGGCTAACAACGAGGTTGGGACACTCCAGCCGATCGATGCGTTGCTGCCCATCGTCCGGTCAGCGGGTGCGATGATCCATGTCGATGCCGCCCAGCTTGCTGGCAAACTTATGCTGGACGTGGCCGACTACGACTACGTTAGCATTTCATCGCACAAGATGTATGGCCCGATGGGGGTCGGCGCCTTATTCGTAAGCGCGGCCGCGCAATATCGACCTCGGCCACTTTTTCATGGCGGCATGCAGGAGGGCGGACTGCGCCCAGGAACATTGCCGACACCGCTGATCGTCGGCTTTGGGGCTGCAGCGAGAGTTGCGGCGGAACGGTTGAAGCGGGACGGCACACATGCCCACGCCTTGGCGGACAGCCTCGTTGCGGCTCTGGAGGCTCGTCAGATCCGGCTGAGAAGAAATGTACCTAAAGAACACCAGTTGCCCGGAAGCCTAAGTTTAAGGCTCTTGGGAGTTGATGCGCCGTCGCTCATTGATATGTTGGCCGATACTGTATGTTTATCAGAAGGGTCAGCATGCAACAGCGGGCAAATCCAGTCGTCTCATGTTCTTTCCGCAATGGGTTTTTCAAATGCTGAGGCACGCGAAACTGTTCGTATCTATTGCGGGCGATATAATGACATCTCGGAAATCAACTACGC
- a CDS encoding DUF3768 domain-containing protein, whose protein sequence is MSSSIAEVDRIRILNDQLRQLHCGGMVVISRGLAALDRAVWADVIRAVAAFDAFSQDNDSYGEHDCSVVDVGGLSVIWKIDYFDPTLLHHSDNAADPGVTRRVMTIMLEEEY, encoded by the coding sequence ATGAGTTCTTCGATTGCTGAAGTTGACCGCATTCGCATCTTGAATGATCAACTGCGCCAGCTTCATTGCGGTGGAATGGTCGTCATTTCCCGCGGACTAGCGGCACTAGATCGAGCGGTGTGGGCCGATGTGATAAGGGCGGTCGCTGCCTTCGACGCTTTCAGCCAGGACAACGACTCCTATGGCGAACATGATTGTTCGGTCGTCGACGTCGGCGGACTAAGCGTCATCTGGAAGATCGACTACTTCGATCCGACCCTGTTGCATCACTCGGACAATGCCGCCGACCCCGGTGTCACCCGACGTGTGATGACGATCATGCTGGAGGAGGAATACTAG